The genomic stretch taatgaggaaaaataatgacatttattaGTAGCGtggagttgaaaaaataaagaattgttttttgtgtgtgaaattaGGTTGTGAAAAAGCTATAATGTAACtacaataaagtccaaatattacgataaaatgtacaagaaagttgaacaaaagctgtaattttacaaggataaagtcaaaacacaacaagaaaaaatatcGTTGCAATTTTACgatgtaatatgaggaaaaaaggtcattttagtagcataaacttgaaatattacagaaaataatctgtatttttatttaaaaggtgcagtatgagaaacaaactaaaagTAAAGTTATAATTTGTGGAACATCAGTtagggaaaaagttgtaatattatgagaattaagtctattacaaaaataacatttacaaagatGGTTTGAGGAGAAAgtttgtgaaaaaaacaactgcaaaaatgaaaaaagtgaaattcttagtaataataggctttatcacctatatgacaaagctgagatgcagctTTTTCTCGAAATACATCTAACTTCTTATCATATATGCATGtgctgctttccaaaatatcacAGTGGTAAAGTTGCATCCCTTCATTTGTCACGATGCGGCCCTCGCTGGAGGAAGAACCATGCAAATGTGtatcaaaatgtgttttatttcctCCTCTGTACACGTGTGGAACCTTGCTAGAATAAATAGTTCACATAAAAGCACCAGTGAAGTTCCAAAAGAACCCGCGTCCCCGGCCCATAAACATCCAATAAGAAAACATTTGGACAAAACAGTCATCCAGCAGTAAATTGAGTGTATTGACACATTTACATCAACATACAGAGGAACCTGACTGGTTCTGATGGACATGATTGTGTAGTTGTCCTTCAATGAAGGTCTGCTGACCTCCTTCTTCATGTCCCCTCCAGGCAGGAACTCAGGACACCACTCTTCTTGGACTTGTCTCTCAGTTCTGGTCCACATTTACCCGGGACCTCTCACATCTCACTGGGACCCTTCATGCCGGAGTCTTTGGCTGAAACCGGCGACGCCACCATGGGGAGGACGCACTGCGACGGCTCGCAGTAGCTGTTCAGCCCCGCGGGCCCAGGAGGTCCGGGAACGCCGGGAATGCCGGGAGTGCCGCGAGGCCCCCGTTCGCCGTCACGACCGTCTGAGCCATAAGCTGCCCTGCCCGGCTGGCCtggtaccacacacacacacacacatatggctTACAAAGGGTGACCTTTAAGAGCTGGTAAATGAGATGATTGGACTGGAGTCGTCCCCTGCTGGCCATCAGGTAGAACACACTTCCCTCCACTTCCACTTAACACTTGATGTTGGTTATTAAAAGTGGTCATTTACCTGGCAGACCAGGAGCACCTGGAGCTCCTTTGAGGCCCCTGGCGGTGGGTCCTCTGTCCCCTCGGTCACCCTGATCACCTGtggacaatgaaaaaaaaaaaaaattttttttgtttatttagccatgttcattaattcattcattttctaccgctttttcctcacaagggtcgcggggggtgctggagcctatcccagctgtcttcagacaagaggcggggcacaccctggactggtggccagccaatcacagggcacatatagacaaacaaccattcacactcacattcatacctatggacaatttggagtcgctaattaacctagcatgtttttggaatgtgggagaaaaacggagtacccggagaaaacccacgcatgcacgggggagaacatgcaaactccacacagggattgaaccctggtctcctagctgtgaggtctgcgcgctaaccactcgaccgctgtgcagcctggtATCTAAAGTTGACTAAGTAAATCATATTAGCTTGTTCTGGGCTTGCTGTATGCTAATTTCAGAAGCcacatgttgtgttttgtaGTGTTCAATTTGGGCTAAATGTCTAAACTgtgttagaatgttagcattagccttTGCAACCATAGCTCCAGTTTTTCCCAGCATTCATCAATGAATGAACGAGGAAACGGTGTTGGAACCGCGATCTCACCTTTAGGTCCTTTACGGCCGAGCAGCCCAGGCGGTCCCTTTAGACCGGGTAATCCTCGTGATCCGGGGTGTCCGGGAAAACCATTCTCACCGGTAGAACCGGGAGGTCCGGGTGGGCCGGGGGGTCCGGGGAGCCCGGCGATGCCAGACTCGGGTCTGCTCAGACTGGCTGCCAGCTGGGCCAGCTGCTCTGTGACGAGAAGCGCGTTTGTTTGGACTACGGACTATGTTGAACCAGGTCTCGGGTTGATTCAGAAGCACCACTCACCTTGCATGACCCTCATGCAGACCTGTTTGATGTGCGTGTCGCTTGGTGATTTTCCCTGCGTGGACACAAGCAGAACCACTTGGTTGACGACTAGTCTAAAGTCTAAAGTGGCTTCATGTGGCGTCCCACAGGGCCGTGTCCTCCGGTCTCTCATTTTCACATTCACATTGCTTAGCATAGTTCAGCTGGCCGTACTGCCTGACTAGTCCTAAATCAACATCTCACCGGTGGTCCCTGTCCCCCTGGTAGGCCAGGCACCCCCATGTCACCCTGCATGCCTCGTGGTCCCGGCTGGCCCGGCTTGCCTTCTTTGCCCTGCTGCCCTCTGCCTCCCTCTGGTCCTTTATTGCCGGTCTCTCCTGGCGGTCCGGTCTACAAGTAAGATGGCTGttattgttagcattagcaagaAAGTGCTAATGACTTCTGGTACAGAGGCTGTTTGAGGCCGAAACGTACTGATCCTTTCTCTCCTGGTTCTCCTTGATCGCCCTGTAAGAGACACCGACAAGATGACAAGCAGGTCCACAACAAAACCACTTACATGTGTTCCAAGTAGTCTGGTTCCTCACCAGTTCTCCTCGCTCTCCTGGTGTTCCCTCAGCACCTGAACCCCCCTGGAGTGGACCACACAGGTTTATTAGCCCTCCAAGACCCCCTTTCAGATTTTTATGAAACATTTGATCGGAAAACACCCACCTGGTCTCCTTTTGGACCGTCCAGACCCACTGCACCCTGTGAAGACGTGCAGTCATTTTATTTGACGCAACAACAAAACCATCCCGATGTCATTTTTCAACCGACAACCTCTTCGGTGGCAGCCATTTTAGATGATCCGACTGATGTTTCAAGGCgtacagaatattgtgttctaccGCTATATAAGCCGACCTACCCACATAGGTAAggcagaacataggtaagtttcagggaaatatcagttcctgactaaaaaagggagaaaaacataacataaaagtgtaaaagatgttaaaaatgttgttttttggtATGAAGTGACTTAATGGTCAACTGTAAATGCACCACATACAAGCtctggtgtgtttttgtttgtagttcagggtgtcggccatgtttgtgaaAGGAGTCGGCGTCTTTGGGAGTGCATTAGTGGAAAACTAGTGAGCTTCTAAAATAATTCGATACACGTCGTCAAATGTTCTCCTCAAGCCTGGTTATGTTTCTTACCCTGTCACCCTTCTGTCCTCGATATCCAGCAGGTCCTGGAAGTCCTGGAAGGCCCATGTTGCCTTTGATTCCCTGtcaaaacataaacattcaaACACTAGCGCCACTGTTGCATGGATCGCGCCGCCAAGGACGTTAACCTGACCACATTTAGTGCACGTAAACGGAGACAACCCCCTCCCCTGAATTTAACCACCCACCCCCGGCATCCCCCCACTGCCCAGCCATTGGGTTTTGGGGTGTTTTAGGGATGATTGCTTTCAAGCATTCCTGGGAACAGAGAACTCTTTCAGGCTTCTCGGCTTCTTTTCCTGTCCTGAATCTTGCTGAGTCGTCGTGGAACAAGAGAGGCCTTTCATGGttgtactgaaaaaaaacacttttagctCAACATATCAGCTTGATTTCTCTTGAATAGAACATCTCTCGACATGTCCCCATTCCTGAAAAGGTCATTTAAAGCTTGTCCTAATATTCTGACAAATGCTTTCTTAGTTAAATGTGTCCATATTTGACAGATGTCAGTTTTTGCTGCGCTAGCACGGTCTAAACGCTGTTGCTGAGTGTTAGCCACTTGCTAGCAATTAACGgtcaatgtttattattttattatttattttgtcttattactattatttatagtattatttatttataatatattattatttatattatagtattatattattattatatcatattattatatataatattttattattatttattattattattattatttaaattaatttaaatttaaatgtattatttagtcttatttatatagccttgtttttattatttatttattattatttataatatttatttattattttattattatctggTACCTAAagttcagtcattcattttctaccgcttatcctcacgagggtcgcgggggtgctggagcctatcccagctgtcttcgggcaagaggcggggtacgccctgaactggtcgccagccaatcacagggcacatatagacaaacaaccattcacactcacattcatacctatggacatgctaattaacctagcatgtttttggaatgtgggaggaaaccggagtacccggagaaaacccacgcatgcacggggagaacatgcaaactccacacagagatggccgagggtggaattgaaccctgctctccaagctgtgaggtctacgcgctaaccactcgaccgctgtacAGCCTGGTATCTAAAGTTGACTAAGTAAATCATGTTAGCTTGTTCTGGGCTTGCTGAATGCTAATTTCAGAAGCCACATGTTGTGCTAAGGCTAAATGCCTAAGctgtgttagcatattagcattagccTTTGCAACCATAGCGCCAGTTTTTCACCTCACTGTGGAACTAAACATATGTTTTGCATAAATGATCATCATCTTTTGTCTTTCACAATCGGGTCCAAGTGTTGTTGACATGAAGCAACTTAGCCAGGTCTCACCCTGCCTCCTGGTGACCCCAGTGGTCCGTCATGTCCCCTTTCTCCTCGTTCACCCTGCGATGAAACAACAGCGGTGaagttatttttaatgactGGGCAGACACGGGACACGTGAAGAACGAGGTGGTATACTTACTGGTCCTCCTCTTGGTCCAACAGGACCGGCCTCACCCTGGTCTCCGCGCTCGCCCTGACAACAAAGACCAACATGGTCATGTTCTTCATGAACAAACCTTCCCAAACTTGCCACAAACGTACTTGCTTTCCAGGCGAGCCCATCAGTCCAGCAACTCCTGGGTCACCTGGGATCCcctggtaaccatggcaacaagaaACCCCAGTTAGCCAAGTGTTCTAAGTGTGTCGCTGATGGTGCGCTTTGATACCTTTGGACCGCTACCTCCTTTTTGGCCGTAAGCGCCTGGAACGCCCTACATGTCAGAAAGGATTATAGAAGGTCTAAGTTTGAACATCAGTTAGGGGTCGTCGGGAGTCAAAGGTCAAACTTACAGGAAGACCTTGAGCGCCAGCATCACCAGGAGCGCCATTCTTCCCAGGAAGACCCTGGACCACAGGAAGGAACACGAGCCATGAAggtatctatatctatatctcttGTATATACTCCTACAAGTCCAACATTACCTTTGACCCTGGCAGTCCAGGTATTCCTTCCCGACCATCCGGACCAGGAAGTCCCTGTGGAAGGGATGAAGAACAAGTTTAGCGATGGTCATAAGGAGGTGCAGAGACATGGTCTGAAGATATGGTCTGTAGACCTCTAGATGACAGTAGGGATCAGAATATGAAAGGAACAAGGGCAAGGAGGTGTAGGTAAGCAAAAGAACAGACAAGatggtgtgtgtgaggttctcACAGCTTCTCCCTTAGGTCCTGGTACTCCTCTGATCCCAGAAGGACCTTGTTCACCCTGCCAAGACATAAAGACACCTTTGAAGCAGGACAAATAAGAATCCAGATCCAGTTTTATGATGTTTAAGGGGACACAAGCTCTCACCTGCACCCCCCTCGGCCCACTTTCTCCAATGGCTCCTCTCTGGCCAACGTCCCCCTGGACAATGAAGCAAGAAGGTGTTGTGGGAACGTCACTAAGCAAAACTGAGCAAAAACTTGACAGAAATGCAGGAAGTCACCGGAGGTCCCTGGCCGCCCCCAGGTCCCGCGTCGCCAGGTTTCCCCCGTGGTCCCTGTTTGGATACATCGTTTAGTCTCAAATCAGACCAAAGGAATTTCGTTTTTTCGTGGACATCTTCTTACCCTTTCACCTTTAGAGCCTGTTATTCCTGCGAGGCCTTTAGGTCCACCTGGGCCCTGGAATTACTCAGCGGAGAGGAAAGAAACACACACGtcccatgttagcatgttagcatctcaCACATGTGGCCATAGCTGCCAAAGCTGGTGAGATATTTTACTGGAAGTCCTTGAGATCCAACATCCCCGTGCAGTCCCTGCTCGCCCTCCTCGCCCTGACAGTAAACACAACCAAAGTCTTAGTGCTTGGAGAACACCTGAAGACGTCTCAGGAGGAGAACATTACCTTGTGTCCTTGTCTTCCAGGCTCACCAGACTCACCCTTCATTCCTTTGTGACCCTGCGAGCAGATGTGATGAGTTCCAGTGTTCCAGTCTTACGTTCTCATCTTTTAAGACCTACCTTCATGCCTGGGAGGCCAGAGTGTCCTGAAAGTCCAGCGGTACAGGCGCTGGGACACTAAAATTTCACAGGAAGACAACTTGAGGAGTCTTTTTTTCAGCTACTAAGCATTAAGTTCAAGAACTTACCAGTTCTTCACCTTGATAGATGCCAGGTGGACCCTGGAAGACATTTATTCAACATTGTTTATTCTCTTACGGGTTGTTGTTGCTATGGTTGCCAGCATTGCCTGCCTGGTGGCAAAACAACTTGTTAGTGGGTTTGGTTTTTCTTTATCCATTCAGAGGTGGGCAGaggagcagcaaaacagccctggaccatcacactaccaccaccatattttactcttgctatgatgttcttttacaACACACATGTTCCAAAAAGTTcagcttttgtcttttttgtctcTTGTTAGTCCAAAAGTCTTCTTCAGTTTTAAACTTGTGTGTAGTTTTCCTATTTATGTCCCTTGGGGTGGTCACTATAGGGTTGTTGTTGCTATGGTTGCCAGCATTGCCTGCCTGGTGGCAGAACAACTTGTTAGTGGGTTTGGTTTTTCTTTatccattcagaggtggacagaggagcagcaaaacagccctggaccattacactaccaccaccatattttactcttgctacGATGTTCTTTTACAACACACATGTTCCCAGCATTGCCTGCCTGGTGGCAAAACAACTTGTTACTGGTCACTCTTCCCGTGGAATGAGGGAATCTTTGGAGGAGAGAGGCCAGGAAGACAAGAAGAGAAAAACAAGTCCAGTTGCCTCGGTTCAACCTTTGTGGATCATCACAACCTGGATGACTGGATGAATCTACACAGGAACAATCCGTCCAGTACATAATCCAACAACAATATTTACCCGAGGTCCAGCAACCCCAGGAGCCCCCACTGGACCCCTTTTGCCTCTGACTCCCTGCAACCGAAACATACCTTTTATGAGTTGTACTTTTAGGATCCTCCTGAGATAGTTGGAGCCAATATAGTGTCTACTCACAGGGGGACCAGCTTTTCCCATTTCTCCTGGCAGTCCATCTGTTCCCGGGATGCCCTACGAACCAAAACCGAACCAAAGCATGAGAAGTGTTAAGAGTGGTCCTGCTCCGAGGACCATGTAGACTCACATCCAGGCCATCCTGCCCGACACCCTGCCGGAAACAAAGCATCCTCCAGTGAGCAGGAAGCATGATGTCATGGTACAAACATCAACACATCAAAGTGTACTTACTGGCTCCCCGGCTGGGCCTCGTGGTCCGGGATCCCCCTGAAATCAGGACCACAGATGGATCATTTCAAATAGAAGGACACTTCATTGATGTAtgataacacaaaacacaaactcTCTTTGGTTTTGATATTAATGCACTCACTTTTGCTCCTTTTACACCTGCTGGACCTGCATCTCCAGGAGGTCCCACAGGTCCCTGAAGAACATCATAGTCAAGTAGAGCATAGAGAAACATGAAGGATTCATTCTGCCATTTATTGTCCTTGTCTGACCACAGCAGAGATGCCTGGAATTGGAGActtgaagcctttttaaggtcatgccacagcatctcaatatgattcaggtcaggacttggaccaaaccactccaaagtcttcatttggtttttctttatccattcagaggtggacttgctggtgtgttttggatcattgtcccgctgcacaacccaagttcaccaacagatggccagacattctccttcagtagaatccatgcttccatttatcacagcaagtcttccaggtcctgaagcagcaaaacagctccataccatcacactaccaccaccatattttactcttgttATGATGTTCTTTTACAACACACATGTTCCAAAAAGTTcagcttttgtctcatcaggTCAAGTCGCGAGTTGCAAAATGCGACTCGACGGGCTGAAATGGCCCGTGGGCCTCGAGGTTGAGACCCCAGCTCTATGTACTACATTGAGGCAGGACTGCGGATTTGAAACACTCTATAATGGCGGCTGATGCTGACATCCAAGCCACTTTTTCTTGCCTCATATCAATGGAAGAATAGTTTATTTTGAAGAACAttttcatgttgtcatgttgcaATGGAAGCAATGGAGTCTCAACAGAGTGCACTTCTTGTCTGCAACCAGCAGTGGCGCTGTTGTGAGGAGTTTAAAAAGATTGTCACTGCCCAGTAACATCAACACTGTCACTGCCAATAGAACAAGGAGGGACCTTTGACCGAATCAAGCTATATTAACTATATCCGACTAgtcttttcatttattaatacttATCAATTTCAAGAATAAATGCTAGCAAATCTGTGCGACGCCATCTCCGAATGAGTTTTATAGCCCAATTTAAGATGTAAGTCTGGTC from Doryrhamphus excisus isolate RoL2022-K1 chromosome 1, RoL_Dexc_1.0, whole genome shotgun sequence encodes the following:
- the col9a1a gene encoding collagen, type IX, alpha 1a; the protein is MDLSRTFGQSLLLLLLQVLLICSAQRGPVGPRGPPGPPGIPGVPGVDGIDGDRGVDSKLNGGPGPDGQNGKDGAPGASGLPGADGPVGPPGDAGPAGVKGAKGDPGPRGPAGEPGVGQDGLDGIPGTDGLPGEMGKAGPPGVRGKRGPVGAPGVAGPRGPPGIYQGEELCPSACTAGLSGHSGLPGMKGHKGMKGESGEPGRQGHKGEEGEQGLHGDVGSQGLPGPGGPKGLAGITGSKGERGPRGKPGDAGPGGGQGPPGDVGQRGAIGESGPRGVQGEQGPSGIRGVPGPKGEAGLPGPDGREGIPGLPGSKGLPGKNGAPGDAGAQGLPGVPGAYGQKGGSGPKGIPGDPGVAGLMGSPGKQGERGDQGEAGPVGPRGGPGERGERGHDGPLGSPGGRGIKGNMGLPGLPGPAGYRGQKGDRGAVGLDGPKGDQGGSGAEGTPGERGELGDQGEPGEKGSTGPPGETGNKGPEGGRGQQGKEGKPGQPGPRGMQGDMGVPGLPGGQGPPGKSPSDTHIKQVCMRVMQEQLAQLAASLSRPESGIAGLPGPPGPPGPPGSTGENGFPGHPGSRGLPGLKGPPGLLGRKGPKGDQGDRGDRGPTARGLKGAPGAPGLPGQPGRAAYGSDGRDGERGPRGTPGIPGVPGPPGPAGLNSYCEPSQCVLPMVASPVSAKDSGMKGPSEM